The following coding sequences lie in one Pontibacter sp. G13 genomic window:
- a CDS encoding helix-turn-helix transcriptional regulator: MSEEILHIPSIARLHQLMGLEPPKHPLISIVDMSRHQMDKTWVGTKMSNNLYSIMLKDYPCGVLYGKNHFDFDNGVLIFTAPNQVIQVTEPPDMEANWDEKSWMLFFHPDLIRGFPLGERIHQHTFFSYEAHEALHLSDSEKQDLFGCIQTIRNEYGERIDNHSSRIIVSTLELLLSYCSRFYERQFNTRTAQNQDVVSQMEKILIDYYDSGKIEEEGAPSIKYCAEQVHLSPSYLSDLLKKETGRTAKDHINDFLVDKAKTLLLGSNDSVSEIAYALGFNYPHYFSRLFKTKTGMTPLKYRGMASA, encoded by the coding sequence ATGTCAGAAGAAATCCTCCATATCCCCTCCATTGCCCGGCTCCATCAGCTCATGGGACTTGAACCCCCCAAGCATCCGCTGATTTCCATCGTGGATATGTCACGCCATCAGATGGACAAGACTTGGGTGGGTACCAAAATGTCCAACAATCTGTACTCCATCATGCTCAAGGATTATCCTTGCGGGGTGTTGTATGGCAAGAATCATTTCGACTTCGACAATGGGGTGCTCATTTTCACGGCGCCCAACCAAGTGATCCAGGTGACGGAGCCGCCAGACATGGAGGCAAATTGGGACGAAAAGAGCTGGATGCTCTTTTTTCACCCAGATCTGATTCGGGGGTTCCCGCTGGGTGAACGCATTCACCAGCATACGTTTTTTTCCTACGAGGCCCACGAGGCACTGCACCTGAGCGATTCGGAGAAGCAGGACCTATTTGGCTGTATCCAGACCATTCGCAACGAATATGGCGAACGGATCGACAATCATAGTTCACGGATTATCGTCTCCACCCTGGAGTTGCTCCTGAGTTATTGCTCCCGTTTTTACGAACGCCAGTTCAATACCCGGACCGCACAAAACCAAGATGTGGTGAGCCAGATGGAGAAGATCTTGATCGACTACTACGATTCCGGCAAAATCGAGGAAGAAGGCGCTCCCTCCATCAAATATTGCGCAGAACAGGTACATCTTAGCCCCAGCTATTTGAGCGATCTACTCAAAAAGGAGACCGGGCGCACCGCCAAGGACCACATCAACGATTTTCTGGTGGACAAGGCCAAGACCTTGTTGCTGGGTTCCAACGATAGCGTGAGTGAGATTGCCTATGCCTTGGGATTCAACTATCCACACTATTTCAGCCGGCTGTTCAAGACCAAAACAGGGATGACTCCACTCAAATATCGAGGGATGGCATCCGCATAA
- a CDS encoding DUF763 domain-containing protein, producing the protein MKQRGSADLALMGGSVPTWLFERMTRLSLAMVEAILAEYGHRALLARMADPFWFQSFGAVIGMDWNSSGVTTTVMRALRNSINPHGNELGLYICGGKGKASMQTPVELKRVGDFTGLDGEALARTSKLVAKVDNTAVQDGHQLYLHSFLISTAGDWTVVQQGMNPSDQRARRYHWHSEDIQSFVEEPHSAVCGENQGDILNLTASAASSTRDGILDVAGESPDLMMKEIRKLAVPGKKGISSRDVDLKRIHSVLQLAQDIPTGQFEDLLLLKGLGPRTLQSLTLVSEVIHGTPARFSDPARFAFAHGSKGGNPFPVPTKAYDETIQTLRKAVDLAKMGQGDRQTAIKKLSSMAKSFERRQNADTDVEELLAKERRDAWKHGGRTMRGFSKPPGTEEGGQLRLF; encoded by the coding sequence ATGAAACAACGAGGTTCGGCAGATTTGGCCCTGATGGGTGGAAGTGTCCCCACATGGTTATTCGAGCGAATGACCCGCTTGAGCTTGGCCATGGTGGAGGCGATCTTGGCGGAATACGGACATCGAGCATTATTGGCCCGAATGGCTGATCCTTTTTGGTTCCAAAGCTTCGGTGCAGTCATCGGTATGGATTGGAACTCCTCTGGCGTGACCACCACGGTGATGCGGGCACTTCGGAATTCCATCAATCCCCATGGCAATGAATTGGGACTGTACATCTGCGGAGGTAAAGGCAAGGCCTCGATGCAAACTCCTGTAGAACTCAAACGAGTAGGGGACTTTACAGGATTGGATGGAGAGGCATTGGCGAGAACCAGCAAACTGGTGGCCAAGGTCGACAATACCGCCGTCCAAGACGGGCATCAACTCTATTTGCATAGTTTCCTGATCAGTACAGCAGGGGATTGGACGGTGGTTCAGCAAGGCATGAATCCCTCGGACCAACGCGCACGGCGCTATCATTGGCATTCCGAGGATATCCAGTCATTTGTGGAGGAACCGCATTCTGCCGTGTGTGGAGAAAACCAGGGAGACATTCTCAATCTGACTGCTTCTGCGGCATCGTCCACCAGAGACGGTATTTTGGATGTGGCAGGAGAATCTCCCGATCTGATGATGAAGGAGATTCGCAAGCTCGCCGTTCCGGGCAAAAAGGGAATTAGTTCGAGAGACGTGGATCTCAAGCGGATTCATTCGGTGCTTCAACTCGCACAGGACATTCCAACCGGTCAATTTGAGGATTTGCTGCTCTTGAAAGGACTGGGACCAAGGACCCTGCAGTCGCTTACGTTGGTGAGTGAGGTCATTCACGGTACGCCAGCCCGTTTTTCCGATCCTGCGAGATTTGCCTTTGCCCACGGGAGCAAAGGAGGCAACCCCTTTCCAGTTCCGACCAAAGCCTATGACGAGACGATCCAGACGCTTCGTAAAGCTGTTGATCTCGCCAAAATGGGGCAAGGAGATCGTCAGACCGCCATCAAGAAATTATCCAGCATGGCAAAATCCTTCGAGCGGCGTCAAAATGCCGATACCGATGTGGAGGAGTTACTTGCCAAGGAACGGAGAGATGCCTGGAAGCATGGAGGGCGAACGATGAGAGGATTTTCCAAACCACCCGGTACGGAAGAAGGCGGCCAATTGCGCCTGTTTTGA
- a CDS encoding GNAT family N-acetyltransferase — MIKPAHPSDDVQLTYITQTAKAHWGYPMEWLNQWREELTVTPGFIRAHEVHGFWVEETCVGYVAWTRQSEEIACLDSLFVLPAFMGRRIGVSLLNFARERIWDSGYRQITLDADPHAVDFYLKHGFRVVDRFESSIPGRYLPVMVLDRG; from the coding sequence ATGATCAAACCTGCCCATCCCTCCGACGACGTTCAGTTGACCTACATCACCCAGACTGCCAAAGCCCACTGGGGCTATCCCATGGAGTGGCTCAACCAGTGGCGGGAGGAATTGACGGTTACTCCGGGATTTATCCGGGCTCATGAGGTACATGGTTTTTGGGTGGAAGAAACATGCGTCGGATATGTGGCATGGACTCGGCAAAGCGAGGAGATTGCCTGTCTGGATAGCCTATTCGTCCTACCGGCTTTCATGGGACGCAGGATTGGCGTGTCGCTCCTAAATTTTGCGAGGGAACGAATTTGGGATTCCGGTTACCGACAGATCACCCTGGATGCAGATCCACATGCGGTAGATTTCTATCTCAAACACGGATTTCGGGTAGTGGATCGATTCGAGAGTTCCATTCCGGGGAGATATTTGCCTGTAATGGTTTTGGATCGGGGGTAA
- a CDS encoding doxx family protein produces MKSLANTPPSSLAKWLGTIRLHLKKNHFLAISIGLVYLWFGGLKFIPHLSPAEDLARRTTDVLTLGLIPSDVSYFLLALWETLIGACLLLNIYRRPATLLALIHMVCTFAPLIIFPEQSFLEAPLCLTLKGQYIMKNLIIIAALIHVYRLPMKKTI; encoded by the coding sequence ATGAAATCGCTGGCAAATACTCCGCCTTCCAGCCTCGCTAAATGGCTGGGAACCATTCGCCTTCACCTCAAAAAGAACCACTTTTTGGCCATTTCCATCGGGTTGGTCTACCTTTGGTTCGGAGGCCTCAAGTTCATTCCCCACCTTAGCCCTGCCGAGGATTTGGCTCGACGTACGACTGACGTATTGACGCTTGGACTGATCCCTTCCGATGTTTCCTATTTCCTATTGGCACTTTGGGAGACGCTCATCGGTGCCTGCCTTTTGTTGAATATCTATCGCCGCCCTGCCACGTTATTGGCACTCATCCACATGGTGTGTACGTTTGCGCCGCTTATCATTTTTCCCGAACAATCCTTTCTGGAAGCCCCACTCTGCCTGACCCTCAAGGGCCAGTACATCATGAAGAATCTCATCATCATCGCTGCATTGATACACGTCTACCGATTGCCGATGAAAAAAACGATCTGA
- a CDS encoding helix-turn-helix domain-containing protein — protein MEPDKMALAECPVTYCMGKIGGKWKPIILYLITKGGNRFGILQRGIEGISKQMLTKQLRELEADGILRRTIFPEIPPRVEYDLTDLGESLLPIIGTMREWGEAHMPKPKP, from the coding sequence ATGGAGCCTGACAAGATGGCCCTCGCGGAGTGTCCGGTCACCTACTGCATGGGAAAGATCGGAGGCAAGTGGAAACCTATCATCCTATACCTCATCACCAAGGGTGGAAATCGGTTTGGGATTCTCCAACGGGGAATTGAGGGGATCAGCAAGCAGATGCTCACCAAGCAGCTTCGAGAATTGGAGGCGGATGGGATTCTGAGACGGACCATCTTTCCGGAGATTCCTCCCCGGGTGGAGTACGATTTGACGGATTTGGGAGAAAGTCTACTCCCTATCATCGGTACCATGCGCGAGTGGGGAGAAGCCCATATGCCCAAGCCCAAACCTTGA
- a CDS encoding SDR family oxidoreductase produces the protein MSKTILITGASTGIGRATAIKFQAEGWNVVATMRSPEKETELNQLDNVLVTRLDVLDLDSINAAVQASLDRFGKIDVLLNNAGYGAYGPLEAFPRENIVRQFNTNVIGLLDVTRAVLPHFRAAKSGMVMNVSSIGGKMTFPLGSLYHGTKFAVEGISEALSFELEPMGCQVKIIEPGAIATDFGGRSFDLQNDESMAEYQGIVGALFKAFESLGAQTSPASLVADVIYGAATDGSTQLRYTAGPDAEVFMANRKQLDDATFIGGVKQQLGL, from the coding sequence ATGAGCAAGACCATTCTTATCACAGGAGCCAGCACCGGCATTGGCCGTGCAACCGCCATCAAATTTCAGGCAGAAGGCTGGAATGTCGTGGCCACCATGCGTTCCCCGGAAAAGGAAACCGAACTCAATCAATTGGACAATGTCCTCGTGACCCGTCTCGATGTATTGGATCTCGATTCCATCAACGCAGCTGTTCAGGCCTCCTTGGATCGTTTCGGCAAGATCGACGTCCTCCTCAACAATGCAGGATATGGAGCTTATGGTCCATTGGAAGCATTCCCACGAGAGAACATCGTCCGTCAGTTCAATACCAATGTCATCGGCCTGCTGGACGTGACACGCGCTGTATTGCCGCATTTCCGGGCCGCCAAATCCGGCATGGTCATGAATGTCTCCTCCATCGGCGGAAAAATGACCTTCCCCCTGGGTTCCCTGTATCACGGAACCAAGTTCGCAGTGGAGGGAATCTCTGAAGCTTTGTCCTTCGAATTGGAGCCGATGGGCTGCCAAGTGAAGATCATCGAGCCCGGAGCAATCGCGACCGATTTCGGTGGCCGTAGCTTCGATCTCCAAAATGATGAAAGCATGGCTGAGTATCAGGGAATTGTAGGAGCCCTTTTCAAGGCATTTGAGAGCCTAGGCGCGCAAACTTCCCCAGCTAGCCTAGTTGCCGATGTCATCTATGGTGCCGCCACGGATGGCAGCACTCAACTCCGCTACACGGCGGGTCCTGATGCAGAGGTCTTTATGGCCAATCGCAAGCAGTTGGATGACGCTACCTTCATCGGAGGCGTGAAGCAACAACTCGGTTTGTAA
- a CDS encoding CRTAC1 family protein, translating to MSKRLRSKKALRRLLLAITVISLLIVGARVSLQVFAGEDAVNIAGGLIRQMVGLEAPSYDQSTEFSQSFTGEVVLDGTIVPFEEIGETLGDAAKGNNVITFRGMTILDANGDGKLDLYFAHSGRPLAKRDDSEQVLQPSEFVPAKPNTLYLNQGNDEKGHPIFKSVPDLIAGQNRPELVTAELLCENKYVPRTSVEEDPHGVGRVAFGAVSADFNGDGRVDLLVLNHHYGMPMIALEYGIKVFPPSENIGRAASEKRYIRTTLPPYLAGDMKDGMHAEVDFGGTPEPEGRNSLYLNLGDRDGDGIPEWEDATVSAGMHSTNWSSASATIGDMDRDGDLDIYIVNFIDPDFWGFGATEFAGHPNELWVNQLSETGKMSFVEMAAEFGVAGLHEEEDLPSSMWDPKRKAFFDDDDQIYDGEPIGKRADHSWAAQLVDFTQDGWPDLIVANDIGNRLRVYENLQGKGFKVFTQFHDAQWNGSWMGLASGDLDGDMTDEIMATSFGTQSVSLRNTAIFADDPDELNLAALSTTNYLVGKASTHHALISYNGVNFDDRILDAKVEHSPYIAPDITLRQNVAPEAFEVFDKFKYDQSLAALEFAWNPIFFDVDNDSDLDIYTVGSLSRGNDNFFGEMTNSVGRMMVNETQGGNMQFRDRTLEYQVLDIAEMDYSVNPPRRKAPGTNWHKRDYIYLQDVDAFADMGFEASKNSKVKDLFRLHESANCVVNADLNGDGFQDMVVCHAGGNNSNLPSARNLKVEVMGRKMAMPPPNKVIKAPTQFEDGPTFLYVNQGVPEGIASNWVTLELIDGTTENVFGIGAKVVVNGKIMRRHLIGGQSFSGVHAPLHIGLGNERLETVEIFWGSGSQKPQLVEFGPAGPANQQVTIVRE from the coding sequence ATGTCAAAACGATTACGCTCCAAAAAGGCCTTGCGCAGATTGCTTTTGGCCATTACCGTCATCTCCTTGTTGATCGTAGGCGCTCGGGTGAGCCTACAGGTGTTTGCTGGAGAAGATGCTGTGAACATAGCTGGCGGGCTGATTCGCCAAATGGTAGGCCTTGAGGCACCCTCCTATGATCAATCCACCGAGTTTTCCCAATCATTTACGGGAGAGGTCGTCTTGGATGGGACAATCGTTCCTTTCGAAGAAATCGGAGAAACGCTGGGAGACGCCGCCAAAGGCAACAATGTCATCACCTTTCGGGGGATGACGATTCTCGATGCCAATGGGGATGGAAAGCTCGATCTGTATTTCGCACACTCTGGGCGTCCACTCGCCAAACGCGATGACAGCGAGCAAGTCCTTCAGCCCAGTGAATTCGTTCCCGCAAAGCCCAATACCTTATACCTCAATCAAGGAAATGATGAAAAAGGCCATCCGATCTTCAAGTCGGTTCCTGATTTGATTGCCGGTCAGAATCGTCCCGAACTTGTCACTGCCGAATTGTTGTGCGAAAACAAGTATGTGCCTCGAACCTCCGTGGAGGAAGATCCGCATGGAGTTGGAAGAGTCGCTTTTGGGGCGGTATCGGCTGATTTCAATGGAGATGGCAGGGTGGATCTACTCGTACTCAATCACCATTATGGCATGCCGATGATTGCCTTGGAATACGGGATCAAGGTGTTTCCTCCAAGTGAGAATATCGGTCGAGCGGCTTCAGAGAAGCGGTATATCCGCACCACTTTGCCTCCATATTTGGCAGGGGACATGAAGGATGGGATGCATGCGGAGGTGGACTTCGGTGGCACGCCTGAACCCGAAGGACGGAATTCCCTCTATCTGAACCTGGGAGACCGGGACGGGGATGGAATCCCCGAATGGGAAGACGCTACGGTTTCTGCGGGAATGCATTCTACCAATTGGTCTTCGGCAAGTGCCACCATCGGAGATATGGACCGAGATGGAGATTTGGACATCTACATCGTGAATTTCATCGACCCGGATTTCTGGGGCTTTGGGGCAACAGAGTTTGCGGGTCATCCCAATGAGCTGTGGGTCAATCAGTTGTCGGAAACTGGGAAGATGTCCTTTGTGGAAATGGCGGCAGAGTTTGGTGTGGCGGGTCTCCACGAAGAGGAAGATTTGCCCTCCTCCATGTGGGACCCCAAGCGCAAGGCCTTCTTCGACGATGACGACCAAATCTACGATGGGGAACCGATCGGGAAGCGAGCCGACCATAGTTGGGCAGCTCAGTTGGTAGATTTCACCCAAGATGGTTGGCCGGATTTGATTGTGGCCAATGACATCGGAAACCGGTTGCGTGTGTACGAAAATCTGCAAGGGAAAGGATTCAAGGTCTTTACGCAATTCCATGATGCCCAGTGGAATGGGAGCTGGATGGGATTGGCCAGTGGGGATTTGGATGGAGATATGACCGACGAGATCATGGCGACCAGTTTCGGCACCCAAAGTGTCTCGCTTCGCAATACGGCCATTTTTGCAGATGATCCGGATGAACTCAATCTCGCCGCGCTTTCCACTACCAATTATCTCGTGGGCAAGGCATCTACCCATCACGCCCTGATCAGCTACAATGGAGTTAACTTCGACGATCGGATCTTGGATGCCAAGGTGGAACATTCTCCCTACATTGCCCCGGATATCACCCTTCGTCAAAATGTCGCTCCTGAGGCCTTTGAAGTATTTGATAAATTCAAATACGACCAATCATTGGCAGCATTGGAATTCGCCTGGAATCCCATCTTCTTCGATGTCGACAATGATAGCGATCTGGACATCTACACGGTGGGTTCGCTTTCTCGGGGGAATGACAATTTCTTTGGAGAAATGACCAATAGCGTCGGTAGGATGATGGTCAATGAGACCCAAGGCGGGAATATGCAGTTCCGGGACAGAACGCTTGAGTATCAGGTGCTGGATATTGCAGAGATGGATTATTCGGTGAACCCGCCTCGCCGTAAAGCACCTGGGACCAACTGGCACAAGCGAGATTACATCTACCTGCAGGATGTCGATGCCTTCGCCGACATGGGATTCGAGGCCTCTAAGAATAGCAAGGTGAAAGACTTGTTCCGCCTACACGAATCCGCCAATTGCGTGGTGAATGCAGACCTCAATGGAGATGGATTTCAAGACATGGTGGTATGTCACGCCGGGGGAAATAATTCCAATTTGCCCTCTGCCCGCAATCTCAAGGTAGAGGTGATGGGTCGGAAAATGGCCATGCCGCCGCCCAATAAAGTGATCAAGGCCCCTACGCAATTCGAAGATGGCCCAACATTCCTGTATGTCAATCAAGGTGTGCCAGAGGGAATCGCCTCCAATTGGGTGACGCTGGAACTGATCGACGGAACGACTGAGAATGTATTCGGAATTGGTGCCAAGGTGGTCGTCAATGGCAAGATCATGCGCAGACACCTGATCGGCGGTCAATCCTTCAGTGGTGTTCATGCGCCGCTCCATATCGGATTGGGAAATGAGCGGCTGGAAACCGTAGAGATCTTTTGGGGGTCGGGCAGTCAAAAGCCACAACTGGTGGAATTTGGCCCGGCTGGACCTGCAAACCAACAGGTGACAATCGTCCGCGAATAA
- a CDS encoding Crp/Fnr family transcriptional regulator, translating into MRNLLVVNELAERRMDSISPDQLRLAEGLQLLRKNSRKYLDISDPEFGYYASKFKLHHVPKKGFLLQQGEICQFEGFVISGCFRHFTLDASGNEQVLSFAVRDWWTNDIDSFTNQTPAFLSIQALADSEVLMISKQDKESLYDHCPKVERLFRMMTQKALVAMQQRMIREHTLSAKERYQHFIQTYPGIANMVTNIQMASYLGISHEFLSKIRKQIASQS; encoded by the coding sequence TTGAGAAATTTGCTAGTGGTAAATGAGCTTGCAGAAAGGCGTATGGACAGTATCTCACCAGATCAGTTGCGGTTGGCGGAAGGCTTACAACTATTGCGGAAAAACAGCCGCAAATACCTCGATATTTCCGATCCGGAGTTTGGCTACTATGCCTCCAAGTTCAAGCTTCACCACGTGCCCAAAAAGGGCTTTCTCTTGCAACAGGGAGAGATTTGCCAATTCGAGGGATTTGTGATATCTGGCTGTTTCCGCCACTTCACCCTAGATGCCTCTGGCAATGAGCAGGTGTTGAGCTTTGCGGTACGCGACTGGTGGACCAATGATATTGACAGCTTCACCAATCAGACCCCCGCATTTCTGTCCATTCAAGCCTTGGCGGATAGTGAAGTCCTCATGATCAGCAAGCAGGACAAGGAATCCCTCTACGATCATTGCCCCAAAGTCGAACGGCTGTTCCGCATGATGACCCAAAAGGCCCTAGTCGCCATGCAGCAGCGCATGATCCGCGAACACACCCTCTCTGCCAAGGAGCGATACCAGCATTTCATCCAGACCTATCCGGGTATCGCCAACATGGTCACCAATATCCAGATGGCCTCCTACTTGGGAATTTCCCACGAATTCCTTTCCAAAATCCGCAAACAGATTGCCTCCCAGTCCTGA
- a CDS encoding NAD(P)H-dependent oxidoreductase, with translation MGLIDHLNWRYATKRFDNTKKVSEADLATMQEAIRLSASSFGLQPYKVIVVEDADLKAKLLPASWNQPQIVEASHLFVFAAQTHVTPADIDAYLTLKANSMGISVEDLKGYGDFMKDKIGQREQADIQDWNSRQAYIALGNLLAAAGELKVDACPMEGFEVDQYNEILGLNEQGLSAVSVVPVGYRSEEDATQNAPKVRKPAEELFVVR, from the coding sequence ATGGGACTGATCGATCACTTGAACTGGCGCTACGCCACCAAAAGATTTGACAATACAAAAAAGGTGTCCGAAGCAGATTTGGCCACCATGCAAGAGGCCATCCGCCTTTCAGCTTCCTCTTTCGGGCTACAGCCGTACAAGGTCATCGTAGTGGAAGATGCTGATCTGAAAGCCAAGCTTCTTCCAGCTTCATGGAATCAGCCGCAGATCGTCGAGGCATCTCACCTCTTCGTATTCGCCGCTCAAACCCATGTCACTCCAGCGGACATTGATGCATATTTGACCCTCAAAGCCAATTCCATGGGAATCTCTGTGGAAGATCTGAAGGGATATGGCGATTTCATGAAGGACAAAATCGGCCAGCGCGAGCAGGCAGATATTCAGGATTGGAACTCTCGCCAGGCCTATATCGCACTGGGCAACTTACTGGCTGCTGCCGGGGAGCTCAAAGTGGATGCTTGTCCAATGGAGGGATTCGAAGTAGACCAATACAACGAAATCCTGGGACTGAACGAGCAAGGCTTGTCGGCTGTATCCGTAGTTCCTGTTGGATATCGCTCTGAGGAGGATGCCACACAAAACGCCCCCAAAGTACGCAAACCTGCCGAAGAGCTGTTTGTCGTGCGATAG
- the rlmF gene encoding 23S rRNA (adenine(1618)-N(6))-methyltransferase RlmF, which translates to MHSRNLHQQGYDFQRLIETLPALADYARDNGHGRTSIDFSDPIAVKTLNRALLAHHYEISDWDIPHGYLCPPIPGRADYLHHLADLLAKSNQGKIPKGARITGLDIGTGANLIYPILGNRLYQWAFIGAEIDPKAIQSAHRNIEANPPLPDHIEIRQQQESKHIFRGIIQPTDLIDFTLCNPPFHSSATEAREAATRKVKNLGKHTGKKPVLNFAGQSNELWYEGGEVEFIRNMIRESAEFGKQVFWFTSLVSQERHLKPITQFLKRVAPAKWEIIDMGQGNKRSRYIAWTFFNSQQRKLWSGARW; encoded by the coding sequence ATGCACTCCCGAAATCTGCACCAGCAGGGATACGATTTTCAGCGACTCATCGAGACACTTCCAGCACTTGCTGACTATGCCAGAGACAATGGCCATGGCCGGACCTCCATCGACTTTTCCGACCCGATCGCTGTCAAAACACTCAATCGTGCGCTCCTAGCCCATCACTACGAAATTTCAGATTGGGATATCCCACACGGATATCTGTGCCCTCCGATCCCGGGCAGAGCTGACTATCTACACCATTTGGCGGATCTATTGGCCAAATCCAATCAAGGGAAAATTCCCAAGGGCGCTCGCATCACAGGTCTGGACATCGGAACTGGAGCTAATTTGATCTATCCGATTTTGGGGAATCGCCTGTACCAATGGGCCTTTATCGGTGCGGAAATTGATCCCAAGGCCATTCAGTCTGCCCATCGAAATATTGAAGCCAATCCCCCGCTCCCAGACCACATTGAGATCCGCCAGCAACAGGAATCCAAGCACATCTTCCGGGGGATCATTCAACCGACAGACCTGATTGATTTCACCCTCTGCAATCCCCCTTTCCACAGCTCGGCAACTGAAGCCCGTGAAGCCGCTACCCGGAAAGTCAAGAATCTCGGAAAGCATACAGGAAAGAAGCCCGTGCTGAATTTCGCGGGACAGTCCAATGAGCTGTGGTACGAAGGTGGAGAGGTGGAATTCATCCGGAATATGATCCGTGAAAGCGCAGAATTTGGAAAGCAGGTCTTTTGGTTCACTTCCCTCGTCTCACAAGAGCGCCATCTCAAACCGATTACGCAATTTCTCAAGCGTGTAGCCCCAGCCAAGTGGGAGATCATCGATATGGGGCAAGGAAATAAACGGAGTCGGTATATTGCATGGACCTTTTTCAATTCCCAGCAACGCAAACTCTGGAGCGGTGCCAGGTGGTAG
- a CDS encoding alpha/beta hydrolase, which yields MNVWIVRTMAVIGLMLMTVCDGAAQQWMKETYRQLDSSALHLEILTPEGHSPSAIKPAIVFFFGGGWKVGNLNHFRPQAEAFAARGMITVLVEYRTKSSHGVSPFECLEDAKAAIRYIRKSANRLGVDPDRICAAGGSAGGHLAAATSFIQGFEADMADTAISCQPNLLVLYNPVIDNGPAGYGYDRIGDRFREFSPLHNLRENLPPTLFLLGDRDHLIPVETATYFQKSMERLGNICELEIYPGGKHGFFNPSSKNNWFQATLDRADQFLVEQGYLSPRAPATE from the coding sequence ATGAATGTATGGATAGTTCGGACGATGGCTGTGATAGGGCTGATGCTGATGACCGTCTGTGATGGTGCTGCCCAGCAATGGATGAAGGAAACCTATCGCCAATTGGATTCCTCCGCATTGCATCTGGAGATCTTGACCCCTGAAGGCCATTCGCCTTCCGCCATAAAACCCGCAATAGTCTTCTTTTTCGGAGGGGGCTGGAAGGTGGGAAATCTCAACCACTTTCGGCCGCAGGCGGAGGCATTTGCTGCGCGTGGAATGATCACGGTACTGGTGGAATACCGAACCAAAAGTTCTCATGGAGTTTCCCCCTTCGAATGTCTCGAAGATGCCAAGGCCGCTATCCGGTATATTCGTAAATCTGCGAATAGGCTCGGGGTTGATCCTGATCGGATTTGTGCAGCAGGAGGATCTGCTGGAGGACATTTGGCTGCGGCCACTTCATTTATCCAAGGATTCGAAGCAGACATGGCCGATACCGCCATTTCCTGTCAGCCCAATTTGTTGGTCCTTTACAATCCCGTGATCGATAATGGCCCCGCTGGATATGGCTATGACCGAATTGGAGATCGATTCCGTGAGTTTTCACCGCTCCATAATCTTCGGGAGAATCTTCCTCCCACGCTGTTTCTGCTGGGGGATCGGGACCATCTGATTCCGGTCGAAACGGCGACTTATTTCCAAAAATCCATGGAGCGTCTGGGAAACATTTGTGAACTCGAAATCTATCCGGGAGGTAAACATGGATTCTTCAATCCCAGCTCCAAAAACAACTGGTTTCAAGCGACTTTGGACCGTGCAGATCAATTCTTGGTTGAACAGGGATACCTTTCGCCAAGAGCTCCCGCCACAGAATAA
- a CDS encoding Crp/Fnr family transcriptional regulator yields MESHSLKSCVSQFVRFPETDWQEIESRFRAVHLAKSEFLIQAGAPCRVMAFIERGFLRMYNLVDGKEITLWIGQGGSFITSLSSFVFETENHWTIQAVTDCELRVISREDHFRLLDQFPKWLAFDNHLLARSFALLEQSMFAHLHTTALQRLNTLMDSHPGIFLHVPHQHIATMIGVTPETLSRLRRQLAQGTS; encoded by the coding sequence ATGGAAAGCCATTCTCTCAAGTCCTGCGTCTCTCAATTCGTCCGATTCCCAGAGACAGATTGGCAGGAGATCGAGTCCCGTTTCAGGGCTGTTCATCTAGCCAAATCCGAATTCCTGATTCAAGCGGGTGCGCCTTGTCGAGTGATGGCCTTCATCGAGCGGGGATTTCTGCGCATGTACAATTTGGTGGATGGCAAAGAGATTACCCTATGGATCGGTCAGGGAGGCTCTTTCATTACTTCCCTCTCCAGTTTTGTCTTTGAAACGGAAAACCATTGGACTATCCAGGCAGTGACGGACTGTGAGCTTCGGGTCATTTCCCGCGAAGACCACTTCAGGCTGTTGGACCAGTTCCCCAAGTGGTTGGCCTTCGACAACCATCTATTGGCCAGATCATTTGCTTTGCTAGAGCAGTCTATGTTTGCCCATCTTCACACCACGGCCCTTCAACGCCTGAATACCCTCATGGATTCCCACCCCGGGATATTTCTTCACGTCCCCCATCAGCATATCGCCACGATGATCGGTGTCACTCCCGAAACCTTGAGTCGTCTTCGTAGGCAGCTCGCGCAGGGAACTTCTTGA